A genomic segment from Lignipirellula cremea encodes:
- a CDS encoding mandelate racemase/muconate lactonizing enzyme family protein → MKITGIETYRVRIPLKPEYLMITALGRHDVSEYVLVRLQTDQGVEGVGEATVSPSWSGETPIGTVALIKQFLAPAVIGLDPRDAESVSAAMDAVARHNWFAKSAIEMACWDAYGKAEAKPVYELLGGARRDPTIRCRFSLGAYDADRAQSRAAEILAQGFTTLKVKVGGEPETDIARVRAVRKAIGPEPTLVLDANCGWTADTAIDCLHALSDCNIRLMEQPTPDGDYLGMARVRHQVWPEIMADDICFNLHHAETLIRNDCCDVISVYPGKNGGIQKAQRIAEFAGYHGVACTIGSNLEYDIATAAMGHLVIATENIQVEAYPGDMLGPAYHQAGVARNPLKIEGPQVTISDRPGLGVDVDWEQIKKLSVTS, encoded by the coding sequence ATGAAGATTACCGGCATCGAAACGTATCGGGTGCGCATCCCCTTGAAGCCCGAATACCTGATGATCACCGCGCTCGGACGCCACGACGTCTCCGAGTATGTGCTGGTCCGCCTGCAGACCGACCAGGGGGTCGAAGGGGTGGGCGAAGCGACCGTCTCCCCTTCCTGGTCGGGCGAAACGCCGATCGGCACGGTGGCGTTGATCAAGCAGTTCCTGGCGCCGGCCGTGATCGGCCTGGACCCGCGCGATGCGGAGTCTGTTTCCGCCGCGATGGACGCCGTGGCCCGCCATAACTGGTTCGCCAAAAGCGCGATCGAAATGGCCTGCTGGGACGCTTACGGCAAGGCCGAAGCGAAGCCCGTCTATGAACTGCTGGGCGGAGCCCGCCGGGACCCCACCATCCGCTGCCGCTTCTCGCTGGGCGCATACGACGCAGACCGGGCCCAGTCCCGTGCGGCCGAGATCCTGGCCCAGGGGTTCACCACGCTGAAGGTCAAAGTCGGCGGCGAACCGGAAACCGACATCGCCCGGGTGCGTGCGGTGAGAAAGGCGATCGGGCCGGAACCAACCTTGGTGCTCGATGCGAATTGCGGCTGGACGGCCGACACGGCCATCGATTGCCTGCATGCGCTCAGCGACTGCAACATCCGCCTGATGGAGCAGCCCACGCCCGACGGCGACTACCTGGGCATGGCCCGGGTGCGGCACCAGGTCTGGCCGGAGATCATGGCCGACGATATCTGCTTCAACCTGCACCACGCCGAAACGCTGATTCGGAACGACTGCTGCGATGTGATCAGCGTTTATCCGGGCAAGAACGGCGGCATCCAGAAAGCACAGCGGATCGCAGAGTTTGCCGGCTACCACGGCGTGGCCTGTACGATCGGCTCCAACCTGGAGTACGACATCGCCACCGCGGCGATGGGGCATCTGGTGATCGCCACCGAGAACATCCAGGTCGAAGCCTACCCCGGCGACATGTTGGGCCCGGCCTATCACCAGGCCGGCGTCGCCCGCAACCCGCTGAAAATTGAAGGACCGCAAGTCACCATCTCCGATCGCCCCGGCCTGGGCGTCGACGTCGACTGGGAGCAGATCAAGAAGCTAAGTGTCACGTCCTGA
- a CDS encoding sugar phosphate isomerase/epimerase family protein encodes MKFAICNETFQDWPFDKAFAYAKELGYNAVEFAPFTMEKNAFDITPAQRAEVRRQAEAAGLEVIGLHWLLAFTEGLYLTTPDPDTRARTSNYLAELARLCRDLGGTIMVLGSPLQRNLLPNVSEAEAMKYAADVIQAAMPVLEEQGVTLALEPLGPEEGDFLLTADKGVELMKMVDSPNCRLHLDVKAMSSEDKPIADIIRDCAEYVAHFHANDANRRGPGMGKIDFLPILQALKDINYDGWISVEVFDYTPGVETLASESIRNLQATAAQLS; translated from the coding sequence ATGAAATTCGCTATTTGCAACGAGACCTTCCAGGACTGGCCGTTCGACAAAGCCTTTGCTTACGCCAAGGAACTGGGCTACAACGCCGTGGAATTTGCTCCGTTCACCATGGAGAAGAACGCCTTTGATATTACGCCGGCCCAACGGGCGGAAGTACGTCGCCAGGCGGAAGCGGCGGGTCTGGAAGTGATCGGCCTGCACTGGCTGCTGGCCTTTACCGAAGGGCTCTATCTGACGACCCCCGACCCCGACACCCGGGCGCGGACCTCGAATTACCTGGCCGAACTGGCTCGCCTGTGCCGCGACCTGGGCGGCACGATCATGGTGCTGGGATCGCCCCTGCAGCGGAATCTGCTGCCGAATGTTTCCGAAGCAGAAGCGATGAAATACGCGGCCGACGTGATCCAGGCGGCCATGCCGGTGCTGGAAGAGCAGGGCGTAACGCTGGCTCTGGAACCTTTGGGTCCCGAGGAAGGCGACTTCCTGCTGACGGCCGACAAAGGGGTGGAGCTGATGAAAATGGTCGACAGCCCGAACTGTCGCCTGCACCTGGATGTGAAAGCGATGTCGAGCGAAGACAAGCCGATCGCCGACATCATTCGGGACTGTGCTGAGTACGTCGCCCATTTCCATGCGAACGACGCCAACCGCCGCGGCCCCGGTATGGGCAAGATCGACTTCCTGCCGATCCTGCAGGCGCTGAAGGATATCAACTACGACGGCTGGATCAGCGTCGAGGTGTTCGATTACACCCCCGGCGTCGAAACGCTCGCCAGCGAAAGCATCCGCAACCTGCAGGCGACGGCCGCCCAGTTGTCGTAG
- a CDS encoding flagellar basal body-associated FliL family protein, with amino-acid sequence MLICSASGCGGSGEATADASSQAPKAPAKLVEVDLGEYFVTLRIDEAERAYFRVGLVGLVDETHADELTMLLETRKERMRERIENTLQSTSIDYLKQPGMPIVKTELATAIKKVLHTPHLHEIIYTSYSLRQG; translated from the coding sequence TTGCTGATCTGTTCTGCCTCCGGTTGCGGGGGCTCAGGCGAAGCAACCGCCGATGCTTCCTCCCAGGCGCCCAAGGCGCCGGCGAAGCTCGTCGAAGTCGATCTGGGCGAATACTTCGTCACGCTGCGCATTGATGAGGCCGAGCGGGCCTATTTTCGCGTGGGGCTGGTCGGTCTGGTCGATGAGACCCATGCGGACGAATTAACGATGCTGCTGGAAACGCGCAAGGAGCGAATGCGCGAGCGGATCGAAAACACCCTGCAGTCGACCAGTATCGACTATCTCAAACAGCCGGGCATGCCGATCGTCAAAACAGAACTGGCGACCGCGATCAAGAAAGTGCTGCATACGCCGCACCTGCATGAAATCATCTATACCAGCTACTCACTCCGTCAGGGATGA
- a CDS encoding Gfo/Idh/MocA family protein: MSRKSDRRTFLKTTAAVGAGFWVAGGVQAEESKSANEEISFGCIGVGGKGTSDSADAGKNGNVIAICDIDENTLNRAAARFPKAKKYTDYRKMIDEMGKSLDGVTVSTPDHSHAPAAIRAMNEGLACFCQKPMTHTLQEARLMGELAAKKNLATQMGNQGTAGAPLREAAALIKAGVLGNLKEVHVWTNRPVWPQGLDRPEGKPVPEYVHWDNWIGPAQERPYSPAYHPFKWRGFWEFGTGALGDMACHTLNMPFMGAELQHPLAVQATSAGHNKETYPKWSQIKFEFGPGESRGPINFTWYDGGKRPPAELLEGRTYKNKPATAYASGAWVIGDKGSIFSGDDYCGAFELWDVDKVDVDFPKSPGHFEEYARAIKTNNAEPAMSNFPNYASPLTETVLLGNLAIWAAADADTPGKRIEWDAKNQKATNAPEVDEIIRKKYRDGWAL; the protein is encoded by the coding sequence ATGTCTCGTAAATCGGATCGCCGTACCTTCTTGAAAACCACCGCCGCTGTCGGCGCCGGTTTTTGGGTTGCCGGCGGAGTGCAAGCCGAAGAAAGCAAATCGGCGAACGAAGAAATCAGCTTCGGCTGTATTGGTGTTGGCGGTAAAGGCACCAGCGACTCGGCCGACGCCGGCAAGAACGGCAATGTGATCGCGATTTGCGACATCGACGAAAACACGCTGAACCGCGCCGCGGCCCGCTTCCCCAAAGCGAAAAAATACACCGACTACCGGAAAATGATCGACGAAATGGGCAAGTCGCTCGACGGCGTTACCGTCAGCACGCCCGATCATAGCCACGCCCCGGCCGCCATCCGCGCCATGAACGAAGGTCTCGCCTGCTTCTGCCAGAAGCCGATGACCCACACGCTGCAGGAAGCTCGCCTGATGGGCGAACTGGCCGCCAAGAAAAACCTCGCCACGCAGATGGGCAACCAGGGCACCGCCGGCGCTCCGCTGCGGGAAGCCGCCGCCCTCATCAAAGCGGGCGTGCTCGGCAACTTGAAAGAAGTCCATGTCTGGACCAACCGCCCCGTGTGGCCCCAGGGACTCGATCGCCCCGAAGGCAAACCGGTCCCGGAGTACGTCCACTGGGACAACTGGATCGGACCGGCCCAGGAACGCCCCTACAGCCCCGCTTATCACCCCTTCAAATGGCGTGGTTTCTGGGAATTCGGCACCGGCGCCCTCGGCGATATGGCCTGCCATACCCTCAACATGCCGTTCATGGGCGCCGAGCTGCAGCACCCGCTGGCAGTCCAGGCGACCTCGGCCGGCCACAACAAAGAAACCTATCCCAAGTGGTCGCAGATCAAGTTTGAATTTGGCCCCGGCGAATCCCGCGGCCCGATCAACTTTACCTGGTACGACGGCGGCAAGCGTCCCCCGGCGGAACTCCTCGAAGGCCGCACCTACAAGAACAAGCCGGCCACGGCCTATGCCAGCGGCGCCTGGGTTATTGGCGATAAAGGCTCGATCTTCTCGGGCGACGATTACTGCGGCGCCTTTGAACTGTGGGATGTCGACAAAGTCGATGTGGATTTCCCGAAGTCGCCCGGCCACTTCGAAGAATACGCCCGCGCGATCAAGACCAACAACGCCGAACCGGCCATGTCGAACTTCCCCAACTACGCCAGCCCGCTGACCGAAACGGTCCTGCTGGGCAACCTGGCGATCTGGGCCGCCGCCGACGCCGACACCCCCGGCAAGCGGATCGAATGGGACGCCAAGAACCAGAAGGCGACCAACGCTCCCGAAGTCGACGAGATCATTCGCAAGAAGTATCGCGACGGCTGGGCGCTCTAG
- a CDS encoding N,N-dimethylformamidase beta subunit family domain-containing protein — MLVGYVSDERYLAIADVLLEFTTAAGPVVARSTATGAVYADLPPGEYPVALVKTGYGAKRTTAAIAEGVPFLFRLLSDGLLGYAWPKWVRSGESSEFRVHADEAYQLSLWRYGLRKELVRPLGWFDEHGPRATVQITPDGDYTQTGVRWNHFGYASPHHKQYVAAPEASGLYYFHAETESGRFFSFPWIVAPSRPQAKIAVLASNISWNAYNNFGGRSNYIHPDQLPPTPTLNARQELKRYTDAQFSQYACRDYAPLSFERPEPICHIPQQTQATDPIAGRAACHLAPAEWRLLAWLEREKFAYDYYAETQLHFDALPLDDYQVLVLSTHPEYWSQKMYDAVKRWVQERGGRLVYLGGNGLNCDVEFLDEQTCIYRNEDERADSPAGRPYESRFHRRHESEANLLGVAYSPLGIMTAAPYQVIEDGHWVFAGTGLRRGDLFGRRSLHERIPGGASGHETDKITDSSPPNVRLLAQGMNPDQGGAQMILYPTDQGAVFSVGSICWPSSLLVDEAVSIITANVLHRFLEPRSGSLA; from the coding sequence ATGTTAGTCGGTTACGTGAGCGACGAACGCTACCTGGCGATCGCCGATGTCCTGCTGGAATTTACAACGGCCGCCGGGCCGGTTGTCGCCCGCTCGACCGCGACCGGAGCCGTGTACGCCGATCTGCCGCCGGGCGAGTACCCCGTCGCCCTGGTGAAAACGGGCTACGGCGCCAAACGGACCACGGCCGCCATCGCCGAGGGCGTTCCCTTCCTGTTCCGCCTGCTGTCCGACGGCCTGCTGGGCTACGCCTGGCCGAAGTGGGTCCGATCGGGCGAATCGTCCGAGTTCCGCGTGCATGCCGACGAGGCGTACCAGTTGTCGCTCTGGCGGTACGGCCTGCGGAAAGAGCTCGTCCGGCCGCTGGGCTGGTTCGATGAGCATGGCCCCCGGGCGACCGTGCAGATCACGCCCGACGGCGACTACACGCAGACCGGCGTGCGCTGGAATCATTTTGGTTACGCCAGCCCGCACCACAAGCAGTATGTCGCCGCGCCGGAAGCGAGCGGCCTGTACTACTTCCATGCAGAGACAGAATCGGGTCGGTTCTTCTCCTTTCCCTGGATTGTGGCGCCGTCCCGTCCGCAGGCGAAGATCGCCGTGCTGGCCTCGAACATCAGCTGGAACGCGTACAACAATTTTGGCGGGCGCAGCAACTACATCCATCCCGACCAGCTGCCGCCGACCCCCACGCTGAACGCCCGGCAGGAACTCAAACGTTATACCGACGCGCAGTTCTCGCAGTACGCCTGCCGCGATTACGCCCCGTTATCGTTTGAGCGGCCGGAGCCGATCTGCCATATTCCCCAGCAGACCCAGGCGACCGATCCGATCGCGGGCCGGGCCGCCTGTCACCTGGCGCCGGCCGAGTGGCGACTGCTCGCCTGGCTGGAGCGGGAGAAGTTTGCGTATGATTACTATGCGGAAACGCAGCTGCATTTTGACGCCCTGCCGCTGGACGACTACCAGGTGCTGGTCCTCAGCACCCATCCTGAATACTGGTCCCAAAAAATGTACGACGCCGTCAAACGCTGGGTCCAGGAACGGGGCGGACGCCTGGTCTACCTGGGCGGCAACGGGCTGAACTGCGATGTCGAATTCCTCGACGAACAGACGTGCATCTATCGGAACGAAGACGAACGCGCCGACAGTCCCGCCGGCCGACCATACGAAAGCCGCTTCCACCGGCGCCATGAATCGGAAGCGAACCTGCTGGGCGTGGCGTACTCGCCCCTCGGCATCATGACGGCCGCCCCTTACCAGGTGATCGAAGATGGTCACTGGGTGTTTGCCGGAACGGGCCTCCGCCGCGGCGATCTGTTCGGCCGTCGCAGCCTGCACGAGCGCATCCCGGGCGGCGCCTCAGGGCATGAAACGGATAAAATCACCGACAGTTCGCCCCCAAACGTCCGCCTGCTGGCCCAGGGGATGAACCCCGACCAGGGCGGCGCCCAGATGATTCTGTACCCGACCGACCAGGGGGCCGTGTTCTCGGTCGGCTCGATCTGCTGGCCCAGTTCCTTGCTGGTCGACGAAGCCGTATCGATCATTACCGCCAACGTGCTGCACCGATTTTTAGAACCGCGTTCAGGGAGCCTTGCATGA
- the alaS gene encoding alanine--tRNA ligase, whose protein sequence is MKTDELREKYLTFFESKGHTRQASDVLVPRWDPSVLFTPAGMNPFKDHFLGKVKLEFTRATTCQKCLRTGDIDNVGRTAYHHTFFEMLGNFSFGDYFKKDAIHWAWEFLTGKAWLGIDPARLSVTVYHEDDEAAKIWSDEIGLPTSRIQRMGEDDNFWPAGAPSSGPDGVCGPCSEIFYHGDSGGEVEIWNLVFTQFNRVGEPPDNLRALPSRNIDTGMGLERMAAVMQGKDTNYHIDILRPLVEAAAEITGQKYEAKTEEGRRLRRIADHVRAGVFAIHENVYPGAQKENYVIRRLLRRAVLDGHQMGMSEPFLHQLTTAVVEQMRSAYPDLTQSVERVAGVIQQEEKAFFGVLGDALSRIDKIFGGMSSEGSTVIDGKQAAHLYQTYGVPPELFAQMGAEHGYTFDGEGFHRAMINHGGDTGPGKLFGTGPIESLKTTLHHTEFVGYEQTAADVEIKGLILKGGSEDQDTLCDLIDTPSDQGMIVLVLDRTPFYGESGGQVGDSGEIVGDNFLFRVVDTQKSGDLFLHLGHLVEGVIHTGDSAQAKVNIDRRTGIRRAHSATHVLHHALQSTLGSHAQQKGSKVDDDWLRFDFTNLEPVSGEHLEQIESQISQRLQESAPIHWETVPLATARQAGAMMLFGEKYPDPVRMVTMGEFSRELCGGTHLDNTQEIGRFELLAEEGVSAGVRRITALTGDKAEQHAQQTTAALQAIADHLGVALPQVTDAVRRQAQHVRDLKKELAGGAKASDLAPLPAASQTLDYPQIKAALRETARLLNVGVFDVAPRVEALSAEIASLQQQIENLEKSGDISADALIEAAEEIGGAMVIVKETPGANQNLMRQWIDQVRKKSKASAVLLAAAMGDDKVLLVAGVSRDLVAKGVSAGEWVKQVAPVVGGGGGGKPDLAQAGGKDPSKLPEAMAKAAEVIRQMLDKA, encoded by the coding sequence ATGAAAACCGACGAACTACGCGAAAAGTACCTGACGTTTTTCGAATCCAAAGGGCATACCCGGCAGGCTAGCGATGTGCTCGTCCCGCGGTGGGATCCCTCGGTGTTGTTCACGCCCGCCGGCATGAACCCCTTCAAGGATCACTTCCTGGGAAAGGTCAAGCTCGAATTCACCCGCGCAACCACCTGCCAGAAGTGCCTGCGCACCGGCGATATTGATAACGTGGGCCGCACCGCGTACCACCACACGTTTTTCGAAATGCTCGGCAATTTCAGCTTTGGCGATTACTTCAAAAAAGACGCCATCCACTGGGCCTGGGAATTTCTGACCGGCAAGGCCTGGCTGGGAATCGATCCGGCCCGGCTGAGCGTGACCGTGTATCACGAGGACGACGAAGCGGCCAAAATCTGGAGCGACGAAATCGGCCTGCCCACCAGCCGCATCCAGCGCATGGGAGAAGACGATAACTTCTGGCCCGCCGGCGCCCCTTCCAGCGGTCCCGACGGCGTGTGCGGACCGTGCAGCGAAATCTTCTACCACGGCGATTCCGGCGGCGAAGTCGAAATCTGGAACCTGGTGTTCACCCAGTTCAATCGCGTGGGCGAACCGCCGGATAACCTTCGCGCCCTGCCCAGCCGCAATATCGATACCGGCATGGGACTGGAACGCATGGCCGCCGTCATGCAGGGAAAAGACACCAACTACCACATTGATATTCTTCGCCCGCTCGTCGAAGCGGCCGCCGAAATCACCGGCCAGAAGTACGAAGCCAAAACCGAAGAAGGCCGCCGCCTGCGTCGCATCGCCGATCATGTCCGCGCGGGCGTGTTCGCCATTCATGAGAACGTTTACCCGGGCGCCCAGAAAGAGAATTACGTGATCCGCCGGCTGCTCCGGCGGGCCGTGCTCGACGGCCATCAAATGGGGATGAGCGAGCCCTTCCTGCACCAACTGACGACTGCCGTTGTGGAGCAGATGCGAAGCGCCTACCCGGACCTGACCCAGTCGGTCGAGCGGGTCGCCGGCGTGATCCAGCAGGAAGAAAAAGCGTTCTTCGGCGTGCTGGGCGACGCTTTGTCGCGGATCGATAAAATTTTCGGCGGCATGAGCAGCGAAGGCTCCACCGTGATCGATGGCAAACAGGCCGCCCACCTTTATCAAACCTACGGCGTGCCCCCGGAACTGTTTGCCCAGATGGGAGCCGAACACGGCTACACATTCGATGGTGAAGGCTTCCACCGAGCAATGATCAACCACGGCGGCGATACGGGCCCCGGCAAACTGTTTGGCACCGGTCCGATCGAAAGCCTGAAAACCACCCTGCACCACACCGAATTCGTGGGCTACGAGCAGACCGCAGCCGATGTCGAAATCAAAGGACTCATCCTTAAAGGAGGGTCCGAAGACCAGGACACGCTCTGCGACCTGATCGACACGCCCAGCGATCAGGGCATGATCGTCCTGGTGCTCGACCGCACCCCGTTTTATGGCGAGTCCGGCGGCCAGGTCGGTGACTCGGGCGAAATCGTCGGCGACAACTTTCTGTTCCGCGTGGTCGATACCCAGAAAAGCGGTGACCTGTTCCTGCACCTGGGCCACCTGGTCGAAGGCGTCATCCACACCGGCGATAGCGCCCAGGCCAAGGTCAACATCGACCGTCGCACCGGCATCCGTCGGGCCCACTCCGCCACGCACGTACTGCACCATGCGTTGCAATCCACGCTTGGCAGCCACGCCCAGCAAAAGGGCTCCAAGGTCGACGACGACTGGTTGCGGTTTGACTTTACCAACCTGGAGCCGGTCTCGGGCGAGCACCTGGAGCAGATCGAATCCCAGATCAGCCAGCGGCTGCAGGAAAGCGCTCCCATCCACTGGGAAACGGTCCCGCTGGCGACCGCCCGCCAGGCCGGAGCGATGATGCTCTTTGGCGAGAAATATCCCGACCCGGTCCGCATGGTCACCATGGGCGAATTCAGTCGCGAACTGTGCGGAGGCACCCACCTGGACAACACCCAGGAGATCGGCCGCTTTGAACTGCTGGCCGAAGAAGGCGTTTCCGCCGGCGTCCGCCGCATAACGGCCCTGACCGGAGATAAGGCCGAGCAGCACGCGCAGCAAACGACCGCCGCCCTGCAGGCGATCGCCGATCACCTGGGCGTCGCCCTGCCGCAAGTGACCGACGCCGTCCGTCGCCAGGCGCAGCACGTTCGCGACCTGAAGAAAGAACTCGCCGGCGGCGCCAAAGCGTCCGACCTGGCTCCCCTGCCGGCCGCCAGCCAGACGCTCGACTACCCGCAAATCAAAGCCGCCCTCCGCGAAACGGCCCGCCTGCTCAACGTGGGCGTGTTTGATGTCGCGCCCCGGGTGGAAGCCCTGTCGGCGGAGATCGCCAGCCTGCAGCAGCAGATTGAGAACCTGGAAAAAAGCGGCGACATTTCCGCCGACGCCCTGATCGAAGCGGCCGAAGAGATCGGCGGCGCGATGGTCATCGTCAAAGAAACGCCCGGCGCCAATCAGAACCTGATGCGCCAGTGGATTGACCAGGTGCGGAAGAAATCCAAGGCCTCGGCCGTGCTGCTGGCAGCCGCCATGGGCGACGATAAAGTGCTGCTGGTGGCAGGCGTCAGCCGGGATCTGGTCGCCAAAGGCGTCAGCGCCGGCGAATGGGTCAAGCAGGTCGCCCCCGTCGTCGGCGGCGGTGGAGGCGGCAAGCCCGACCTCGCCCAGGCCGGCGGCAAAGATCCGAGCAAACTGCCCGAAGCAATGGCCAAGGCCGCCGAAGTCATCCGCCAGATGCTCGACAAAGCCTGA
- a CDS encoding macro domain-containing protein, protein MQVPINGKTLELAQGDITAQTVEVIVNAANSSLAGGSGVNGAIQTRGGRAILRETAERYPQGCPTGSAVITGAGDLPCKYVIHAVGPIWRGGHYGEPDQLRSAYQESLRLAARYERRSIAFPALSTGVYGYPLAAGCRIALQTVLDYLRSDQRRPQLVRFVLFDHLMFERFQSTLTELLESPGERPAASFTLRPPWEEEPEEATPRDKMGDKTPRDEPPDKTPIDEPPPESQRWLFD, encoded by the coding sequence ATGCAAGTCCCGATAAACGGTAAAACCCTGGAACTCGCGCAAGGCGATATTACCGCGCAAACTGTCGAGGTGATCGTCAACGCCGCCAACTCTTCCCTGGCAGGCGGCAGCGGCGTGAACGGAGCGATCCAAACCCGCGGCGGAAGGGCCATCCTCCGCGAAACGGCCGAACGCTATCCGCAGGGCTGCCCCACCGGATCGGCGGTCATCACGGGCGCCGGCGACCTGCCGTGCAAGTATGTGATCCATGCCGTCGGTCCGATCTGGCGCGGCGGCCATTACGGTGAACCGGATCAGTTGCGGAGCGCCTATCAGGAGTCGCTGCGGCTGGCCGCCCGGTACGAACGCCGCAGCATCGCCTTCCCCGCGCTCAGCACGGGCGTATACGGTTATCCGCTGGCAGCCGGTTGCCGGATCGCCCTGCAGACGGTGCTCGACTATCTGCGTTCCGACCAGCGTCGCCCACAACTGGTCCGTTTTGTCCTGTTCGATCACCTGATGTTCGAGCGGTTCCAGTCCACCCTGACCGAACTGCTGGAGTCGCCTGGCGAACGTCCGGCCGCGTCCTTCACTCTCCGTCCGCCATGGGAAGAAGAGCCAGAGGAAGCGACGCCGCGGGACAAAATGGGGGATAAGACGCCGCGGGACGAACCGCCGGATAAGACGCCGATTGACGAACCGCCGCCTGAATCCCAGCGCTGGCTGTTCGACTGA
- a CDS encoding right-handed parallel beta-helix repeat-containing protein, giving the protein MPRLFAVLVGLAVFSSGWCHARNIYVNNVGGDDRNNGYAEATNSQGGGPCRTIAKALRSAINGDVIVLAKTSEPYRESITLQGGRHSGTVNNPFIILGNGAVLDGSAPIPDSDWNFIAGEVFRFDPPRKAYAQVFRDGRPLVRVPMPAAGLPELKPLEWTLFERAIYVRTENQLVPQSLDLSYASLPVGISLYECRNVRIYDLTVQGFQIDGVNCADSVFGAVLDNVVARGNGRAGVSVGGACRVRLKNCLAGDNGEAQVRTEGYCELELEGSELLDNTAPGLVQQGGRVKVTPGEERGPEPGATPLE; this is encoded by the coding sequence ATGCCCCGTTTGTTCGCCGTCCTGGTCGGCCTGGCCGTGTTCAGCAGTGGCTGGTGCCACGCCCGCAATATCTATGTGAATAACGTCGGCGGCGATGATCGCAACAACGGCTATGCCGAAGCGACCAACAGCCAGGGCGGCGGCCCTTGCCGCACCATCGCCAAAGCGCTCCGCTCGGCCATCAACGGCGATGTGATCGTGCTGGCGAAAACCAGCGAGCCGTATCGCGAAAGTATCACGCTGCAGGGCGGCCGCCACAGCGGCACCGTGAACAATCCGTTTATTATCCTGGGGAACGGCGCGGTGCTTGACGGCTCGGCGCCCATTCCGGATTCGGACTGGAACTTCATCGCTGGCGAGGTCTTCCGTTTTGATCCGCCGCGGAAAGCCTACGCGCAGGTGTTTCGCGACGGCCGGCCTTTGGTTCGCGTGCCCATGCCGGCCGCCGGATTGCCAGAGCTGAAACCACTGGAATGGACGCTCTTCGAACGGGCCATTTATGTCCGCACCGAGAACCAGCTGGTCCCCCAGTCGCTGGACCTGTCGTACGCTTCGCTGCCGGTCGGCATCAGCCTGTACGAGTGCCGCAATGTGCGGATCTACGACCTGACCGTGCAGGGTTTCCAGATCGACGGCGTGAACTGCGCTGATAGTGTCTTTGGCGCCGTGCTGGATAATGTGGTGGCCCGGGGGAACGGCCGTGCCGGCGTTTCCGTCGGCGGCGCCTGCCGCGTCCGGCTAAAAAATTGCCTGGCGGGAGATAACGGCGAAGCGCAAGTCCGCACCGAAGGTTACTGCGAGCTGGAGCTGGAAGGCAGCGAGCTGCTGGACAACACGGCCCCCGGCCTCGTGCAGCAGGGCGGCCGCGTCAAGGTCACGCCCGGCGAGGAACGCGGTCCCGAGCCCGGAGCGACTCCGCTCGAATAA